The region GTAGTTCTGGTTTTCTTGGCCAAATGTACTTCAGAAACCCTGAAACAGGGTCAGCAGGATCCTCCGGGTCTGGCCCCTCGTGCCAATGCTTTGCAATCCCGTCCAGAGCAgcataatcccccctccacctccaaaGATTTGTCAGCATTCCTCGTGGTCCTCATCACAACTGGCCCTAAGTACACAGAGCGGAGGAGTATCATCCGCAGCACCTGGCTGGCCAAGCGGGATTCAGATGTTCTGGCCATGTTTGTGGTGGGAACTCAGGGGCTTTCCAACGAGGACCTTCAGAACCTTAACACAGAGCAAGGGCGGCACAAGGACTTGCTTTTACTGCCTGATTTGCGTGACTCTTACGAGAACTTAACACTCAAGCTGCTGCACATGTACTCCTGGCTGGACCAGAATGTGGAGTTCAAGTTTGTCCTCAAAGCAGACGATGACACATTTGCTCGCTTGGACCTCCTGAAGGAGGAGTTGAAGGGGAAGGAGCCCAACCGGTTGTACTGGGGCTTCTTCTCAGGGAGAGGGCGAGTGAAAACAGCTGGGAAGTGGCGGGAAAGCTCTTGGGAACTTTGTGACTACTACCTTCCCTACGCACTGGGTGGGGGCTACATCCTCTCTGCTGACCTGGTACGTTATGTGCATTTTAATAGAGGCTACTTCAAGACGTGGCAGAGCGAGGACGTGTCACTGGGCGCCTGGCTGGCACCAGTGGATGTTCGGCGGACGCATGACCCACGCTTTGACACGGAGTATAAATCTCGTGGTTGCAACAACAAATACTTGGTGACACATAAGCAGAGCTTGGAGGACatgctggaaaaacaccagactCTGCAGCGTGACAGCAGGCTCTGTAAGGAAGAAGTCAAGCTGCGGTTGTCCTATGTGTATGACTGGGGTGTGCCGCCCTCACAGTGCTGCCAGAGGAAGGATGGCATTCCTTAatctttgtccttttttacAAGGCTGAAGTTGGTTTCTGATTCGTGTCATCCAAGTTGGAGAAAAGTTGAGGGATGATGTTTTTCTACCAATTCTCCACCGTTACGTAAGTTAAAGTTGTGTAACGGGTCCCAGACATTGTAATAAGTGCCTTAATGCTGTTAGACACCCCATTTCAGATTTGGAGATTtcacagctttttcttcatgtAGACCACGTAAGAGGAGGTCTAGCTCAAAAAACACTATATGCAAAAAACAATTCTATTTTCACCACGTTCACCAACTGGGTTTGAAATAGTCTTTAGAGTTTCCATGTTCATTTAAAATAGGTTTGACAAATTTAGGTTTAGTGGCTTTTGAGCTAGACCTGGTCTAATGTGGTCTGGATTGCGGAAAAgcaatgacattttctttttttctgtcttcatgaATAGAATAGAGGTTtcacaaatctgaaaatgttaaTCTAGTTCAGGTCTGACTAGTAGAAGTACAAtagttctttttatttgttttttttttatctcgaCCTGGTTTAATGTGTTCTGGATGGAGAACAAGTAATAAAATCatacttttttctgtttttgcaaaGGGAATGGGgttttaaacagtgtttaagCATTTACTATGGCGTCAACTACCAGTTCCACTACTTCAAGTGTTGTAACAACGGAAAGTTGGCTGAAAAATATTACCCTTAACTCTCGGACAGGAAGCCAGCTTCTGCCTTGTGTTCTTTTTGACCTGTTAACTTATTTGGCCTTGTTATTTGGACCCACGCTCATGTCAGTGCTCTCCTTACCGCCAGTTTACCACGTTGGTGGCctacttctctcctctgtctgcgCTTCTTCTGCTGTACCTCTTGCTAAATATTTTCCAACACTATGAGATATGTTTTAAGATTATTTCACTGTAGTAGGTAGCACAGGGAAACACAGACGGGAGATTCGTACCCTGCCATGATGTCTACATTTTTTGTGAAAGTAAattcttttgtattttatttatttgctaatttattctgcagcaaacacaacacacaggtaTTGAATTTGGACTGAAGCACAGTGGCTGTGGTTGCTGCTTGTGAGTAGAATTTGTATTTATAaacatgttgggggggggggtcacgtATGATTTACAGAATTAATGGACaagaaatgttcagttttaaatgtaaaacttttGTTTACAGTCAACGGTACGCAAGGTTTCATGTGTTTGGAGGTGTAAAGAATGTGTAAGAGAAAATGGtagaatgtgttttattcagcaGGCCTTCTTATTCGTTACACTACAACTGTCTCACTTTAAAGTTTAGgtcagtacatttactgtgcAGAGATATCAAGTcaggtgaatgtttgtttgcagcGCACCACAGATTCAGATTGAGAAACTTGATATAGACTCGCAGCTGGCACTTGGTCActtttttaaacaaaggaaCATCATTTTAAAGTCCATGAATCATTATTCCAtggttacttttttttttttttctgatgttaaGCTCTCCAACCTGAGCTTACCCTGTGATGTCAGTAGCTCTGTCCCAAAACTTGTGAAATGTGTACAGCGTTGATGAAAAGGTATAATGTGTTGGAGCATAAGGAATGCTACAAAAAGAGCTGCGTAAGTCCAAGCTCATTTTTATGACTGCTGTTACGTTTTTGTGAATAATGACATGACTCACAGATGATTTTCTCATTGTTGTCACTCGCAGATTCTGATTCAATACAACTtaagtttcagtgtttgttttggcgTACATGGTCAGCCTCCCTGgatgttttattaaacattttaaatgtatttttgtcatttatattcattgttTGAAAGGATATGGCATTGTCCAATGCATACATCTTGTAAAATTCTCCACAAAAGGCAGAATTGCTGTACATATAATATTcataaaagcttaaaaaaacattacaaaataagaATAACCTAACTTTCTATAGCTATTATATTTAGGAATGTTTCAAGTGTTAATGTCTTTTTACTGTGAAACTCATCTGAACTCACATGATCTATTCTTTTTAAACACTACTAAATAAGGCTGATGAATTTTGATCATTCCAATTTGTAATATGCAATTGTCAATCAAGGATGATTCTCATTTTAACTgacagtaacatacagtaggAATTCTGGACTCCATGTTGACAGCGTTAATTTGTCCATTTTCTCTGGTCGTCTCTAGGAAAAAGTTTGGATTCGCCTCAGGGTTCCTTTCACACGAACAAACTCTGGTAAATTCTGCAGGCtttcactcctcttcttctcctccagctcgtACTGCAAGACAGGAAACATCCTCCTTAATAAGATTGTATATTTGCCAATATCTTGCAGGCTTGCTCACACATGCCCAAAAAGGTAAATGGATTATTACAATGCACTTAAATGCTGTATTCCCACGGTTGTTTGGGTTTTCCATCTTAGTTCTCGACCAACATACTTACGACTTGTATTCTCTGCCGCCTTATGCGGAGCTTCACCTCCAggtcagagggaggagagagggcaaGCTCCCTCTGCttgtgctgctctctctgtttgtgttccaGCACTCGCTGCAGCTCAGGCTTCTCTCTGGGCAGCAGACCTCTAAGGAcacatgggggaaaaaagactgATATCAAGATGGATCACTAGATGAAGATAAGCAACCAAAAAATACCATAAAACATCTTCCCTGGAGGGCTATTTATCAAGGTAATTTACAAACTTTGCAGTGAATGGTTTCCTCTGCAGAAAGATGCACAGTAGGCGGGTGTATTTCAGCAGAAAGTAGTTCTAAATGAAGCGTAATGAGGAGGTCTGGGAGTGATCTTATATAGACATGAGAGAGTGATAGCACTGGCCCCCTGTAGAGACATTAGCAGTGATCTCTAGCGAGGTATTGCCCCTTTGACTTGATGTGTGTTAAAAA is a window of Enoplosus armatus isolate fEnoArm2 chromosome 3, fEnoArm2.hap1, whole genome shotgun sequence DNA encoding:
- the b3galt6 gene encoding beta-1,3-galactosyltransferase 6 → MNLVRLVCRHKTALVIGTVCSFAVVLVFLAKCTSETLKQGQQDPPGLAPRANALQSRPEQHNPPSTSKDLSAFLVVLITTGPKYTERRSIIRSTWLAKRDSDVLAMFVVGTQGLSNEDLQNLNTEQGRHKDLLLLPDLRDSYENLTLKLLHMYSWLDQNVEFKFVLKADDDTFARLDLLKEELKGKEPNRLYWGFFSGRGRVKTAGKWRESSWELCDYYLPYALGGGYILSADLVRYVHFNRGYFKTWQSEDVSLGAWLAPVDVRRTHDPRFDTEYKSRGCNNKYLVTHKQSLEDMLEKHQTLQRDSRLCKEEVKLRLSYVYDWGVPPSQCCQRKDGIP
- the LOC139283012 gene encoding protein FAM107B, with translation MGLRNRRERHHCWMVPPRQVTASQQQEGGDLIEPRKLPNPILASHQHRALHQELLLCHRRGLLPREKPELQRVLEHKQREQHKQRELALSPPSDLEVKLRIRRQRIQVYELEEKKRSESLQNLPEFVRVKGTLRRIQTFS